GCATTTATCAATTCCTCCTTTTTAGGTGTAGGTTCCGTAGCCTTCTCACTTCTTAAGTAATCAAATTGTTCTTTACTTAAGGAATCACCATGGGCATAGGTGAGCATTCTGTCTAAAACTCCAGTTAAATGTTTCAAATGAAATGAAGGCGTAGCTCTTCCGGCTACTTCCCTTGTCAAAAGCTCATTTGGAACATCCTTTAATATCAGGTGAAGTTCTTCTGCTGTTTGGAGTAAAGCATGGGCCGCCGGCTGCAATAAGGCAGGAATTTCAGGAATAGGACCTCTAAGCCACACTTCGGGTAGTTTTTCTTTTGACAATGTTCTTGGTTTTGATTTGACTAAATTAATAAAACCAAACCTGTTCTTAGGCACTATGACATTGCATTTCTGTACCTTTAATTTGCCAGAAACTAATATTTGTACATAAAGAGTCTCCGTCAATAACATATCAAGATGATAATTTCAAAAAAAGTAAGCATCACCAGAATCATTTCCGGCACCGGAAGACACTTTCTTTTTGACTTAGTCACCTGCGTACTTACCTTTTTTGTTTTTAGCCGTTTTCAAGCTTTTGGTATAGAATTACCCGTTTTGATTCCATCCGTATTGGGTACTGCATTGGCTTTCTTTATTGGTTTTAATAATAACCAAGCTTATGATAGATGGTGGGAAGCCAGAAAGATTTGGGGTGCTTTGGTTAATGACTCTCGTACTTGGGCTAGGCAAGTACTCTTCTTTTATAAAGACAAACCTGAAATGTCTAAAGTGGCTATTGACCGACATATAGCTTTTGTATATGCTTTAAAAGAAAATCTGCGTGATAGTAATGCTAAAGAATATTTGAAGTATTTAAGTGAAGAAGACCAAGCCTATATAGCTAACGAGTCCAACAAGCCTAATGCCATTTTATCCATCCAGACAAGGGAGCTTAATGAGGCTTACAATAATGGAGAAATTGACGGTTTTAAGTTTTTAGAACTTAATAAAATGTTGGTCAATTTTTGTAATGAAATGGGAAAATCAGAGCGAATTTCAAATACCGTTTTCCCTACTACTTATAATTACTACACCAGTATTTTCATTTGGGTTTTTATTGTCACGGTTACTGCTGTTGCTTCACAAAGTGTAGGCATACTGTCTATTGCTGTAGGTACATTAATAGGTTATGTATTTCTAACCACCCATAAAATTGGTCAGTCTTTGTTAAATCCTTTTGAAGAAATTCCAACTGGTATTCCTATCACACAAATAAGCAGAACCATTGAAATTAACATGCTGCAGACTCGCAAAGAGACTGTTCTTCCTCCAGTTATTGAGAGTATAGATGGCGAATTCATTATGTAGTTGCAAGACTATTTTCATATATATAAAACTGCTCTGATGTAAACCGTATTTGTTTGAAATCAAGCCTAATACCCGAACACAGAAAGAATAAAAGTTAACAGAATATTTTAAATACTCTTTAAGAGAGAACCCAATTAAATCTACATAATCTATAGACAATAAGGATAAGTCTTTAAACTCCATTCCTTCATGGGTTTCTTTGCCTTAAAATTCGCCAATCCTTCTTAATTTTGGGTACAACAAAACTTACAATTCTTAAAGTAGCTTTCTAGTTTAGATAGCTTCTCCTCTTTTTCAGAGAACTAGTACTAAACGCTTTAAGATCATATAAATCGTGGTAAAAAATAAACTTAAGCGTGGGCTTAGATTGTCTCGGTATGTCATCTACAAAGAGACCTTGGTTGACACAAGAGAGCATCTTTGGTCGTTTCTTGGAGCATTTATTGGCATTGCTATTATTGCCTTTTTGCAAAGCCACTTTTTAACAAAAGACGAAAACATCTTTTTAATTGGCTCTTTTGGAGCATCCAGTGTCCTTATTTATGGAGCCATCCAGAGCCCCTTATCTCAGCCAAGAAATTTAATTGGAGGTCATTTGATATCTGCAGCTCTTGGTGTAACGGTTTATAAGCTATTTCCTGATATCATTTGGCTTACGGCACCTTTAGCAGTTTCTCTGTCCATTGTGCTGATGCAAATAACCAAAACATTACATCCTCCTGGAGGTGCCACCGCCTTAATAGCGGTAATGGGTTCTGAAAAAGTAACAGAACTTGGTTATATTTATGTACTGTCTCCGGTACTAACTGGAACCTTAATCCTATTCTCCATTGGCCTTATTTTTAACAATATAACGCCTTATAGAAAATACCCAACCAGTAGAAGATTTACAAACTCTATAAAAAAGGTATTCAGAGGAAAACTAACAAAATCAATACTTCGTCGTTCCTAGCATAATTAAAAATCCACTAATCCTTAAGCATTCTTTTGTCTGCTTTCTGCGTATTAGTACCTTCGTAAAAAAAGTAAAATACAGTGATAGAAAAAATAAAAAGCAAGCCCGAAAGCGTTCAGTTTAAAGAAGTAATTGATTTCATAGACACCAACTATACCTTTACTCCTGCTGCTTTCAAAAACGGTGAAACCCAAAACGAAGCTGGTCAAAACAATGGTTCTTGCAAAGTGTTTGCTTTCGGTCTATTAAACCAATTAAGTAAAGATGAAACATTAGCCTGCTTTGGCGAGTACTACCGTAAAGATGTTTTAGGAAATCCTGAAGCTACGGACCATCAAAACATTAGAAACTTCATGAAGTCTGGCTGGGAGGGTGTTAAGTTTGAAGTTGAGTCTTTGAAAGCTAAAGTCTAAACAAAAGCCATTACTATTTCAAATTCTGATTACTCCACGACATTATCATTTTCAAGTTCTCTTCTAAAGATTTTCCCTTTTCACTTAGGCGATATTCAACCTTTGGAGGAATTACTGGATATACTTTTCTAATTACAATATCCAGCTTTTCGAGATCTTTCAACTGCTGAGATAGCATTTTTTGGCTTATGCCTCCTATGGCTTTGTCTAACTCGTTAAAACGCATCACCTCATTTAGCAAGAGCACCCAAATAATCACTGGTTTCCACTTTCCACCAATTTGCTCCATGAAAAGCGTAATAGGGCATTCATGTGCCTGCGTGTATTTTTTTTCAATTATTTCCTCTTGCATAAGGCTTGATAGTTAATTTTTCTGAGCCAAAAGTCAGTTACTTACCTTAAAGTAAGTACTTGCCATAAAGTTAGTTATAAAATAACTTTGTCAAAAAATATACATAAAATGAAAAAGAAAATAATAGTTATAACTGGTGGAACTACGGGAATCGGCTTTGCTTGTGCGGAATATTTAATTAGCGAAGAGTATAAGGTAATAATCACGGGAAAAACAAAGGCAAACCTAGACATAGCCTTATCAAAGCTTGGCAACAATGCTACTGGCTTTTTATCCGATACTTCAAGTATCGTTGAGATTGACGAATTAGTCCTAAAAATAAAAACTCAGTTTAAACAAATTGATGGACTTTTTGTGAATGCTGGAATTTATAAGTCGGCTAATTTTCTATCCACGGATGAAGAGCTCTTTGACCAGACCATGAATGTAAATTTCAAAGGAGCATTTTTCACCATTCAAAAGTTAATCCCTCTTCTGAAGAACCCGTCCAGTATTGTTTTAAACACCTCAGTCGTAGTTTTCAAAGCCTTTGCAAATACCAGCGTCTATACAGCCAGTAAGTCAGCTCTGGAAAGTTTAGCACAGGTTTTAAATGTAGAACTCGCCAATAAAGGAATTAGAATAAATATGGTGAGCCCAGGTGTGACAGAAAGTCCTATTCAAAAGAAATCAGGCATGACGGAGGAAGCTATTTCTAATTTGTTAAAACATTTCTCATCTACCTCACCTATTGGCCGTATTGTTAAACCTACTGACATAGCACCTATTGTAGAGTTTTTGTTATCTGACAAGTCGTTGGTTTTAAGAAACGAAAAGATTATTGTGGATGGTGGCAGTACGCTTTGACGCTAGTTTCAATTTTCTTTGGATGCCATATTTTAGCATTTTTCATTGCCGTAGTTTCCGTTAAAATTCTTAATTCCTGTACTATCTTAGTACCAGAAATCAAAAAAGAAACTAACCATTTTTATCATAAATCTACATTATAAAGTTCCTTTAGAAGAAATTGACAAGCATTTACCCAAACACATTGAATTCCTAAATGTAAAATACGCATTAGAAAACTTCATTGCCTCGGGTAGAAAAGTACCAAGAACCAGCGGAAATATTTTGTCAAAAATGAAAGACAAAGCTGCAGTAGAAATGATAATTAACAAAGACCCTTTTAGGGCGAATAACTTAGCGGATTATGCATTGATTTAATTCATTCCAAGCAAAACTTGTGATGAATTAGCGTTTTTGATGGAGTAAATTGATAATACCAACTGACACTAAATACTATAGGATATCGAACAAAAAAAGGAGCCTCGCGGCTCCTTTTTAATATCAAAACAATTCAGTTTTTCTTAAATTAAAATATCACCAGTTATTTCAGCTAGGATAGCTAAATCCATCATTTTAAGGATAATTGGTGCTACATTTCCTAGTTTTCAGTCTTTGGGCTGACCTTTATATTCTGGGTCTACCATTATATATGAAACCACACTAAATGAATGAGCCGTGTTTACAGACTTATCATTATTCAGTACGTAATCTGCATTTCCCTAGTCAGCTATTACTATGAATGAATATCCGTTCGAAAATTCAGCTTCAATGACATATTTCTAACAAGCTTCTACGGTTTTCTACAGCGTTCACCACTTCACTAAAATCTCCCGTATGTCCAACCATGTCAGGATTGGCAAAATTTAAACCAACTAAATCTTCAAATAGCTTTATTCCCGTTCGGACAATATTTATAGGGCTTCGGACACTATTTAGGGGCATTGGGATAAGATCGATTGCATGTACCCGAACATAATTGGTAATTGGGTTTACTTTTTAACCAAACCCGTGCTAGTCAGCACTATAAATAACGACCTAACCATCATGAAAAAAATAACAATATGCCTATTGATGCTATTGCCTTTTGTAGGCTTTAGCCAAAAAAAAGTAAACGGAACTATTTATATCGAGCACCCAGCACTAGGAGTAGTTGACGCTTTTACCAAAGCTTTAGTTAAAGGAGATACCACCGCCATGGCTAAACTCATGACAGATGACTTCAGGGCCTATAATCCAGTAACTTCTAGTCGTTTTGATAAAGGTGAAAGTAAATCAAATTTCCTACAAACCGCCAGGGTTTGGTTTGAAGGACTTAACTATTTTTCTATTGAATCTGCCGAAGGAGCCTATCCAGATGCCTTTGAATATACCAAAGACCCAAGTGACAATAATGCCGTAACTGTAGATAGCTGGGATATTCTAAAAGGAGTACATAAGAAAACAGGTGTTAAAGCTGATATGTACGTACATCGTTCATTTACGCTTACAAAAGCCAACAAGATTAGAAGGCTAGCTAATTATATTAACCCTGAATTTGGAAACGAAATTAGGAGAGGATATAGTGAAAGGAAAAACGGAATCATTTATAACCAGCATGAAAACATCAATTCTCTAAGGTTAATGATGGCAGCGGCTGAATATTTAGATACAGATAAGTATTATAGCTTCTTTGACGAAAACGCCACTTATACTGACATAAACAACCCTTCGGAGGAGCCAATTACGATTGATGAATTAAAAGAGAATAACAAGAAATTCCTAGAGGCTTTTGAGATAGTACAAATAGAGCAAATTGGTTACCCTGACTATATGGAATATGAAATGGGAGGTACTGGGGTATTATACTCTTGGTGGGATTTTCACGTAATAAGAAAATCTGATAAAAAGGAAATTACCGTTCCTTTTCACTATCAGCATAATGTAAATAAAGAAGGTAAAATAGTGCATACCATTGTTTACTACAATAATGCATTGTTCAAATAAGACCTAGCTCACAACTTAAAAGGCCTTCAGTATTACGCTGAAGGTCTTTTTTTGTTCAGGCTATCTCCAATAAAAAAGCCGTAAAGACCATGAATGCCTTTGACCACAGTCTGTCAAACTTTTTATATTAAAAAGGAGCCTCACAGCTCCTTTTTAATATCGTACTACACAGTTTTTCTTAAACTAAAATATCACCAGTCATTTCCGCTGGGATAGCTACATCCATCATTTTAAGGATGGTTGGTGCTACGTCTCCTAGTTTTCCGTCTTTTGGCTGGCCTTTATATTCTGGGTCTACCACTATAAATGGAACCAAGTTTAATGAGTGGGCCGTGTTTACAGATTTATCATCGTTCAGCATGTAATCTGCATTTCCGTGGTCAGCTATTACTATGAATGAATATCCGTTTGGCAATCCAGCTTCCACTACATCTTTCAAACAAGCATCTACCGTTTCTACAGCTTTAACTACAGCGTCAAAATCTCCCGTATGCCCTACCATGTCTGGGTTGGCAAAGTTTAAACACACAAAATCAACTTCGCCTTTTTTAAGTTCTGGTATAATACCATCTCTAATATCAGCAGCTGCCATTTCTGGTTTTAAATCATAGGTAGCCACGTCTTTTGGCGACTGAGCCATAATTCTACTTTCGCCTATAAATTCTTTCTCACGACCACCTGAAAAGAAGAACGTTACGTGAGGATACTTCTCTGTTTCTGCTACTCTAACTTGTTTTTTACCAGCAGCTTCTAAGACTTCACCCATGGTATTCACCAAATTATCCTTCTCATAAATAACCTCTACGTTTTTATACGTAGCGTCATAGTTAGTCATGGTTAAATACTTCAACTTCAAAGGATGCATATCTTGCTCTGGGAAGGCTTCTTGCGTAAGAGCCATCGTGATTTCACGACCACGGTCAGTTCTGAAGTTAAAGCACATCACCACATCGCCTTCTTCTATTACGGCTATTGGCTTATTATGCTGCTCCACCACTATTGGCTTCATAAACTCATCTGTAACACCAGCATCGTACTCATCTTGAATAGTAGAAAGTAACCCACCATTAGAAACTTTATGCTCGCCTATGCCTTTTACCATGGCATCATAGGTAAGCTTTACTCTGTCCCATCTTTTATCTCTGTCCATGGCATAATATCTTCCTGTTAAAGAAGCTATTTGACCACCATGTGTAGCTAAATGCAATTGTAAGTCAGATACAAACTCTTTCCCTGATTTTGGGTCACAGTCACGG
This sequence is a window from Arcticibacterium luteifluviistationis. Protein-coding genes within it:
- a CDS encoding DinB family protein, giving the protein MSKEKLPEVWLRGPIPEIPALLQPAAHALLQTAEELHLILKDVPNELLTREVAGRATPSFHLKHLTGVLDRMLTYAHGDSLSKEQFDYLRSEKATEPTPKKEELINAFEAKVNEGLTYFKSLDEPKLIEVRGVGRKQLPSTVIGLLFHAAEHAQRHLGQLLVTVSVLKTKSN
- a CDS encoding bestrophin family protein, with amino-acid sequence MIISKKVSITRIISGTGRHFLFDLVTCVLTFFVFSRFQAFGIELPVLIPSVLGTALAFFIGFNNNQAYDRWWEARKIWGALVNDSRTWARQVLFFYKDKPEMSKVAIDRHIAFVYALKENLRDSNAKEYLKYLSEEDQAYIANESNKPNAILSIQTRELNEAYNNGEIDGFKFLELNKMLVNFCNEMGKSERISNTVFPTTYNYYTSIFIWVFIVTVTAVASQSVGILSIAVGTLIGYVFLTTHKIGQSLLNPFEEIPTGIPITQISRTIEINMLQTRKETVLPPVIESIDGEFIM
- a CDS encoding HPP family protein, yielding MVKNKLKRGLRLSRYVIYKETLVDTREHLWSFLGAFIGIAIIAFLQSHFLTKDENIFLIGSFGASSVLIYGAIQSPLSQPRNLIGGHLISAALGVTVYKLFPDIIWLTAPLAVSLSIVLMQITKTLHPPGGATALIAVMGSEKVTELGYIYVLSPVLTGTLILFSIGLIFNNITPYRKYPTSRRFTNSIKKVFRGKLTKSILRRS
- a CDS encoding HopJ type III effector protein; translated protein: MIEKIKSKPESVQFKEVIDFIDTNYTFTPAAFKNGETQNEAGQNNGSCKVFAFGLLNQLSKDETLACFGEYYRKDVLGNPEATDHQNIRNFMKSGWEGVKFEVESLKAKV
- a CDS encoding winged helix-turn-helix transcriptional regulator, with amino-acid sequence MQEEIIEKKYTQAHECPITLFMEQIGGKWKPVIIWVLLLNEVMRFNELDKAIGGISQKMLSQQLKDLEKLDIVIRKVYPVIPPKVEYRLSEKGKSLEENLKMIMSWSNQNLK
- a CDS encoding SDR family oxidoreductase, whose translation is MKKKIIVITGGTTGIGFACAEYLISEEYKVIITGKTKANLDIALSKLGNNATGFLSDTSSIVEIDELVLKIKTQFKQIDGLFVNAGIYKSANFLSTDEELFDQTMNVNFKGAFFTIQKLIPLLKNPSSIVLNTSVVVFKAFANTSVYTASKSALESLAQVLNVELANKGIRINMVSPGVTESPIQKKSGMTEEAISNLLKHFSSTSPIGRIVKPTDIAPIVEFLLSDKSLVLRNEKIIVDGGSTL
- a CDS encoding nuclear transport factor 2 family protein, whose protein sequence is MKKITICLLMLLPFVGFSQKKVNGTIYIEHPALGVVDAFTKALVKGDTTAMAKLMTDDFRAYNPVTSSRFDKGESKSNFLQTARVWFEGLNYFSIESAEGAYPDAFEYTKDPSDNNAVTVDSWDILKGVHKKTGVKADMYVHRSFTLTKANKIRRLANYINPEFGNEIRRGYSERKNGIIYNQHENINSLRLMMAAAEYLDTDKYYSFFDENATYTDINNPSEEPITIDELKENNKKFLEAFEIVQIEQIGYPDYMEYEMGGTGVLYSWWDFHVIRKSDKKEITVPFHYQHNVNKEGKIVHTIVYYNNALFK
- the gpmI gene encoding 2,3-bisphosphoglycerate-independent phosphoglycerate mutase codes for the protein MNKKVALIILDGWGIPKVGEEWRSAIEKANVPYFDHLMSTYPHSTLEASGRAVGLPNGQMGNSEVGHMNLGAGRVVYQQLEKINVEIEEGRLADEPVLKNALKYAKDNNKKVHFIGLVSDGGVHSHIEHLKGLTKIAAEAGCKDVFVHGFLDGRDCDPKSGKEFVSDLQLHLATHGGQIASLTGRYYAMDRDKRWDRVKLTYDAMVKGIGEHKVSNGGLLSTIQDEYDAGVTDEFMKPIVVEQHNKPIAVIEEGDVVMCFNFRTDRGREITMALTQEAFPEQDMHPLKLKYLTMTNYDATYKNVEVIYEKDNLVNTMGEVLEAAGKKQVRVAETEKYPHVTFFFSGGREKEFIGESRIMAQSPKDVATYDLKPEMAAADIRDGIIPELKKGEVDFVCLNFANPDMVGHTGDFDAVVKAVETVDACLKDVVEAGLPNGYSFIVIADHGNADYMLNDDKSVNTAHSLNLVPFIVVDPEYKGQPKDGKLGDVAPTILKMMDVAIPAEMTGDILV